In Acidobacteriota bacterium, the genomic window CGGATGACCACTCCGACATCGATATCGCTGCCCTCGCGCGCCGTATTCCCGGCGTGGGATCCGTATAAAAATACCGTCAGGACCGGGAATTCCCGGCCGGCGAGTTCGGCGAATTTGCGGACGACGGCCGTCACGTCGTGCATGCCCGCAGCCATTCCAGGATCTTCAAGGTATCGCGGTAAAGTCCCGCAGCTTCCTTTTTTCCGATCAAGCGCGTGAGTTCCGCGTATTCTTCGGAGTATCGCGATTCGATGTAATAGGCGTTGAGCTTTTCCAGAGTTTCCAGCCGTCGGGAGTCCGCGTCAAGCCGATCTTTGACTTCTTCAACGAGACGCAAAAGGTTGTGCGTATGGGGAGGGGCCTGCTTCCTGTGACGGACGATGATGGCCTTCAGAGTTTTCTCGACGGCCTGCTGGCAGGTAAAGGCAACGTACAGGTAGCGACCGGCATCGAGCATGGCCTTGGCCGTCTCGATGTCATAGCGTGCCAGCGCCAGCCAGTTTTTGACTACATCTTCGCCCATCGGCGCTTATTGTAGACGACCCGGAACAGCAGGTCAACCCGATGCGCCGGGAGGCGGCGCGGCCGAACACTACGAATTCATGCAGAGCCTTCCGGATTTCGAAACCCGGCTTTATGTAACCAAAGCCTGTAGCATAGGCCCCCCATTTTCCGGCACCTTCAAAAATACATAACATTACTCTAGGATTCTAAATA contains:
- a CDS encoding HEPN domain-containing protein yields the protein MGEDVVKNWLALARYDIETAKAMLDAGRYLYVAFTCQQAVEKTLKAIIVRHRKQAPPHTHNLLRLVEEVKDRLDADSRRLETLEKLNAYYIESRYSEEYAELTRLIGKKEAAGLYRDTLKILEWLRACTT